The following nucleotide sequence is from Acaryochloris thomasi RCC1774.
GGAGAGGACTAAAACATCGTCAATCAGGCTCAGTAGATGTTCGCCACTGTGGCTGATAATCTCAGTGCGTTCTCTCTGAGTGACATCTAAATTGACGTCACGGATCATCAACTGTGTGAACCCTAAAATAGCATTCAAAGGCGTTCTGAGTTCATGGCTCATGTTTGCCAGAAAACGGCTTTTAGCCTGATTGGCATCATCTGCGGCTTCCTTGGCCTGTGCCAATGCTTGGGTTCGTTCAGCAACGCGAACTTCTAGCGTTTTCGCATAGCCCCGTAGCTGCTGATTCACCTGTGCCAACTGAGTATTGGCAACTTCTAACCGTTCTTGCTTATGCCAGCTGATGGCTGCAATCCCGCTGAAGAGCAGCGCAGCTAAGGGCGGAACAACGGGAATCAACCAGCCATTGAGAAAAGCCCAATAGGTACTGCCGATCAAAATGCTCGTGGCCGATAGGATGCCGCCCACCTCTCTGAGTCCAAAGAGTACCTTTTGGCTAGCATTTGCCCGATCCAAACACAGGCCGCCAACACTGCCGATACTCGCCCAGACAAGTACCCAAAACCACTGCCCGGGAATGGGCCACCCCCGCAGCAACAAGCGCCCCGACTTGGCCGACTGAATCATCTGGCTGGCTAAATTAGCATGAATTACAACACCCGCCATTGGTTCAGCATCCGTGAACCAGGTGCGATTGCCGTAGGGAGTACCAAAAAAATCATTGGTGCTCACCGCCGTCGATCCAATCAAGACAATGCGATCTCGAATGGCTGCTTCAGGAACCTGTCCATTTAATACCTCTGTCAGCGAGAAGGTCTGAAATCGAGAGATAGGGCCGCGCCAGTTCATGAGGATTTGATACCCGCCCCCCTCCCGTGGCTTGTACCCCACCTCAGCAGGTTTTAGGGGCGTAAAGACAGCTTTACCAATCCGAATCTCTTCGCCATCGCTCTCCTGTGCTGTAATCCCTTGCTCCTGAAGATGTCGGAACGCCACGTGTACTGATAGCGCATGTTTATCCACACCCTGCACAGGATCTTCGACGGTCAACAAACCCCGCCTGATTTTACGGTCAGGATCGGTCAAGAAATCAGCAAAGCCGACCTGTCCAGCTTTTTCTAGAATTGAGGGCGGTGCCACGCGCTGATTACCAAGAATTGTCTCAACCCCAATTAAGTTTGGCGTTGACCGAAAGACCTCCAGCAGCGCCTGGTGTCCGGTCCCTTCTGGCAAATCTCGATAGAGATCAAGCCCCATCACGCTCGGACCAAGCGCCCGCAGCTGCGTCAGAGCTTTCGCTAAAGTGGCATCAGGAATCGGCCAATCACCAATTGCAGTCAGATCGGCTTCATCAATGGTAACGATCACGATTTCGGCTTCGGTACTCTCTTGAGAGCGCAAACGAAAGAACAGATCGTGGGAGGCCCACTCTAGGAGCCGAAAAATGCCTAGGGCATCACTACCCAGAACCAAAACGGTAACAATAGGGGCAATGAAAAGTGCACCTCGCCATCGCCAAGACTTGAGGTCCACTACCGACCTACTGCAGAACGTTTGACGTCGTCAAGGTGTCAAGTTCCTGGGGATTTAGGGCTGTCCATCCCAAAAAGTTACGCCAGGATTGAGCAATCTCAGAATTCTGAGGCTGCTGCCGTTTGAGCTGCGTCAGAGTTGCGATGGTGTCGTACCAAAAGCCAGCTTCTCCTAAGGAAATCGCCTGAGCGATGGAGGGAGCCTGAGCCACAATCGTTGCAACAGATGCATTTGGTATTACTCTTTGAACCCAACCATCAATAAAGGGGCTGCTGGGCCGCAGTTCTCCATTACACTTCACGGCTAAAAACCATTGATAATGCTTGCTTGGTTCAAGGGCTGGGGCTTGCGCAGGAAGCTGGAAACTGAAGAGACCCGCTTTCCCTGAGATCGGTAAGCTCGTTTCAAAATGAAGCTGCTTTGCTTCATCTTTGAGGCTGAAAAAAACTTCTGTAGCCGAGGTTTCTGGCAGGTAGGCCACAATTGTGGGGCGCTCTACAGCAGTTAGACCATAATGACTTTCCGGCAGGAGCGCTTTAACCGAAGCCGATTCCGCAGTGGCAGCCGAGTCACACAACCCACCTCGCGACGCACCTTGAGAAGTTGAAGCACGACGAGGGGCAGGTTTATCAGAAGGCGATTTAAAGGGAATATTGACGCTGGCGGCTGCCATCGGAGCCATTGCCCAACTGCCCATGGTCAAAACCATGCTCCCTAGGGCTAGTACTGGAGTCGTACGATACATATAGGTCCCCTTCGTCAATCTGTTCACCATGCCTAAAAATAATTTAAAGTCAATAATTAAAGGCTCTGTCTAGTAGTGAAGCCAACAGCTCATGGATTTAGGCGACTCAAAAGCCAGATGACAACTGCTAATATATTGCTTGTCAATTAATCAATACTGCAATCTACAGTACTATTCTATTCCTAGTGTGCACTCTAATCTTTTAAATCGCCAGCTTATGGGTGTGGAAAACACTCTTTTTACCTATAGCCAATTACCTACCAATATAAAGGGTGCCCAGAAAAAAGGAGCGTCATAATCACTCTCTGACAATAACGATAGCTGAGCTTGTCTGAGGGCTTCAGCTTTAGTGATTCCTGGGATCTTCAGGGACTGATAAAACTGGCGCATGAAGGTTGCTGTTGATTGATCTCGAACGGACCAAAGCGTTGCCAGTGTGGCACGGGCACCTGAGCGAACGGCCAATCCGGCCAATCCCAGTACCGCTTTGTCGTCTCCCGCTGCTGTTTGACAGGCACTGAGAACTAATAGCTCAATTGCTTGAGAATTTTGTGTTCCCTGTCTAGAAAGCAGTGCACTCAAATCTTGAATATTAAGTCGTCCTTCCCAGGTCAAAAGGAAGGTCTCAGATGCGTTAGAACTAAACTGCCCGTGGGTTGCCAAATGGACAATGCTAGCGGGTTCTTCGGTAACGCGTTCGGCTAATTTCGGTCGCGTAAAGTCTTGATTGAGGAGAGTGGTGCTCGGCAAGTTTTGGGAGAGTTGTTTTAGTTCGGAGGTGACAGCGGGGAGTGCACTAAACCCCTGGTGGGCAAGACTGACGCCGCCTGTAATTGCGCTGAGTTTAGTATCAGCCAATGGGCGAGGCGCTAACAACTGCAGGCCAGGGGAAAGCGCAAGGCGATACTTTTCAATCAGGTATTGAGTACCGTCGTGGAGAGCCGCCATCGGAATATTGCGCAGTTCACCGTCGAGAACAAACACTAAGGTTTCAACACCTGCAAAGGCCTGATCGGCTTCAGCAGAGCGAATCAGTAGATCATACATTTTCTGTGACCGCTGCAGCTGTGCCTCGCTATCATAGGCCAGACTTAAGGATTCTAGGAATGCATCAATTTGTGTTTCAACGTCAGCTTCAGCGTTGGGGATGCTGTAGTATCGCGGCGGTTGCTGAGGACGAGAGACAATAATAGCCGTCTGTTCAGGCAGGATAATTGAGTAAACAACGGCTGCGGTCGGATCGATTTGGTCAATTTGTACAGGCTGCAGATCGGCACAGGCTTCCCGGAAGAAGTTATCGAGTTCAGCAAGCTGTAGGGCTTCAATCAAGGCGCGCGCTTCGATTAAGTTGGCTCGACTGGGCTGTTCTTCTTCTAACAGTAGGGCTACAAGCTCTCGATAGGTAGGTTCAACACTCTCTCGAAAGGAGAACTGCACCTCTGAACGAATGGTGGCTAAATCGCTACGAAGCTGCTGCAGAGCCTGAGCCGCCTGACGATAGGATGCGATCGCAAGTCCACTATTCCCCTGCTGCACCTGGAGTCGCCCCAACTGTGTAGCAGCCTGAGCGGTGATGTCAGTCGCTCTCATGCCTTGGGCACGTGCCAAGCCTTTTTCTGTAACACCAATGGCCTGCTGCAATTGCCCCCGATGTCGGTAGAGTTTTCCCTGCTGAACTAAGGTGTGGGCGGCGGCTTGTCCATCCTGTAGTTGATTTGCATTAGCAGCGGCCTGCTCTAGCAGTTGCAGGAGAGCATCACTTGATATCGGTGACGGACCGACCTCCCAGGCAAGCGTGGCATTTGCAAAGTTCACTGCACTGTACACAGCATGACGGCTAGGGGGAAGCCGGGAAATCTGGCGATACAGTTCGGGGACAAGCTGCATCGCTTGCTGCTGTTTTCCAAGTTCAAGATAGAGACTCAGCTCATTTAACTGGGCGTCAATCTTCTCCCTCGGCTGAGTCGCTGCCTGAGCAGCCTGCTGGAAGAACTTCAGGGCCGCCTGGGTTTGCTCTAAACCATGCATCGTGCTGCCTAGACTCAAGAGAATAGGGCTACTGGAAATTTTTTCTGCCTGTGCAATCGCAAGACTCTGTTCTAGGGCTTGGCGACTTGCTTCAAAGTCTCCGAGCTTTTGGTAGGCGATTCCTAAACTATGCAGTCCTCGCAGCTTCAATATCGAGTTGGGGGTGCTGTTGATCTGCTGGGTCAAGCCCGTTAAAAGCGTACGGGTCCGGCGATAAAAACCGAGCTGCTGCCAGGCTTGAGCCTGATTGATCTGAGTCCCTAAAGCACCTTGCGCATCGTTGGCACGCTCATAATACTGATGGGCATTGTTCCAGGTTGCGATCGCATCTTCGGCTTTACCTGTAGAAAACTGCAGACTGGCTTTGGTGTTGAGCGTATGGGCCCACAGGATCGGCTCTGCAACAGCATTTGATTCTAAGAGGCGTAGACTAGTTGCGATCTCATTTTCAGCAGCTTGCCACTGGGACAATTCTTGATAAGCCAATGACCCATAACTCAGACTCAAAGCCTGATTGGCAAAATCTCCCTGGCTAGCATAGGTTTCTGCTGCGGCCTGAAAAGAAGTAGCAGCCTCTGCAAACAACCCGGCGGAGTAAAGACGCCTTCCCTCTTTTAAAAACTCTTCTTCAGACCGCTCAGTTTCTTTAGTCTGCTGCGCGAGAACAATGAAAGGTTCGGTACCGACAGAAGCTACCACAGGCTTTGAGGCTACCAGTCCCCCTATCCCCATCCAAATAAACAGCCAGAACAGAAGCGGCTGAGCGACCCTACGCTTAGAGGAATGGCAAACCCTATCTTTTTGGCTTGTAGAAGCTAACATGTTTGTGCTGCGTCTCCAAGGTCTGCTGAAACTAAGTTCGGTTGATGATTTACAAGCCTCATACGTCCTTGAGCATCACGGTGCCAGCCTGTTGCTTCTAGTAACGGGGCTGGTGTCACTGGCCTAGTAGCATATTCCTGTGAAGGATACCCTCGCTGCTGCGTCGTGCGAAAAGCCGAAAGGTCACGCACATCATTCCATAGCTGTGGATTACTCACTAAATCCTGAGGGCTGGAGGGGACACCTCCCCGACCTGCTAATACAAAGCTATTGCCTTGCTTGGCTGCACAACCGATAGCAATCTTCTGACTTGGGTCGCTGACGCCTTCAGGCAAGTTGACAAGAGCTGAGTCTGGGTCAGAGACAAGTGTGTCGATTTCAATGCCTCCAGCAAGTCCAAATTCAGAGCTAGCATCAATATCATTGGTTCCATTACCTGCAATCGCCTGCCGTTCTGCGAAGCCAAACAAACCTTGGGTATTAATAGTAATATTGCCCCCCATCCCCTCAAAAGCATTGGCAACGATATTGCTATCTTGACTCGGACTTGCAAAAACAAGACCTGCATCTATTGCGATATTGC
It contains:
- a CDS encoding DUF928 domain-containing protein; translated protein: MYRTTPVLALGSMVLTMGSWAMAPMAAASVNIPFKSPSDKPAPRRASTSQGASRGGLCDSAATAESASVKALLPESHYGLTAVERPTIVAYLPETSATEVFFSLKDEAKQLHFETSLPISGKAGLFSFQLPAQAPALEPSKHYQWFLAVKCNGELRPSSPFIDGWVQRVIPNASVATIVAQAPSIAQAISLGEAGFWYDTIATLTQLKRQQPQNSEIAQSWRNFLGWTALNPQELDTLTTSNVLQ
- a CDS encoding CHASE2 domain-containing protein; the protein is MDLKSWRWRGALFIAPIVTVLVLGSDALGIFRLLEWASHDLFFRLRSQESTEAEIVIVTIDEADLTAIGDWPIPDATLAKALTQLRALGPSVMGLDLYRDLPEGTGHQALLEVFRSTPNLIGVETILGNQRVAPPSILEKAGQVGFADFLTDPDRKIRRGLLTVEDPVQGVDKHALSVHVAFRHLQEQGITAQESDGEEIRIGKAVFTPLKPAEVGYKPREGGGYQILMNWRGPISRFQTFSLTEVLNGQVPEAAIRDRIVLIGSTAVSTNDFFGTPYGNRTWFTDAEPMAGVVIHANLASQMIQSAKSGRLLLRGWPIPGQWFWVLVWASIGSVGGLCLDRANASQKVLFGLREVGGILSATSILIGSTYWAFLNGWLIPVVPPLAALLFSGIAAISWHKQERLEVANTQLAQVNQQLRGYAKTLEVRVAERTQALAQAKEAADDANQAKSRFLANMSHELRTPLNAILGFTQLMIRDVNLDVTQRERTEIISHSGEHLLSLIDDVLVLSKIEAGQMTLSSDRMDLYRLLQTLKEMLQLEAKTKGLQFLIQWASDVPQHMATDQNRLRQILINLLSNAIKFTRSGGVTLRVQLAEQDQITDIIESLDGRETSPTACYLYFEVEDTGPGIEPEELQQIFEPFIQTRTGKQAQKGTGLGLAISQQFAQLMQGKLAVASAPDKGTTVSLILPVQPMAENRVPQRSQRVVGIAPLQPVYRILVAEGRWESRNLLGALLELVGFEVRTVESGAEVIAACQSWHPDAVFLDLQLPSEGGERVLQHLTALEEPPQGVVIALSTNAFEQERTRALAAGCHDCIYKPFQEETIFTALAEHLGVQYLYEEDPLSPSVRSFGTHESVLESLSAEQLAHMPTDWLTQLDWAAQRLDASAILTLIEQIPEVQLDLTNALKQTVKEFEFWQIMTLAQEAQQLQSTA
- a CDS encoding CHAT domain-containing protein, which encodes MLASTSQKDRVCHSSKRRVAQPLLFWLFIWMGIGGLVASKPVVASVGTEPFIVLAQQTKETERSEEEFLKEGRRLYSAGLFAEAATSFQAAAETYASQGDFANQALSLSYGSLAYQELSQWQAAENEIATSLRLLESNAVAEPILWAHTLNTKASLQFSTGKAEDAIATWNNAHQYYERANDAQGALGTQINQAQAWQQLGFYRRTRTLLTGLTQQINSTPNSILKLRGLHSLGIAYQKLGDFEASRQALEQSLAIAQAEKISSSPILLSLGSTMHGLEQTQAALKFFQQAAQAATQPREKIDAQLNELSLYLELGKQQQAMQLVPELYRQISRLPPSRHAVYSAVNFANATLAWEVGPSPISSDALLQLLEQAAANANQLQDGQAAAHTLVQQGKLYRHRGQLQQAIGVTEKGLARAQGMRATDITAQAATQLGRLQVQQGNSGLAIASYRQAAQALQQLRSDLATIRSEVQFSFRESVEPTYRELVALLLEEEQPSRANLIEARALIEALQLAELDNFFREACADLQPVQIDQIDPTAAVVYSIILPEQTAIIVSRPQQPPRYYSIPNAEADVETQIDAFLESLSLAYDSEAQLQRSQKMYDLLIRSAEADQAFAGVETLVFVLDGELRNIPMAALHDGTQYLIEKYRLALSPGLQLLAPRPLADTKLSAITGGVSLAHQGFSALPAVTSELKQLSQNLPSTTLLNQDFTRPKLAERVTEEPASIVHLATHGQFSSNASETFLLTWEGRLNIQDLSALLSRQGTQNSQAIELLVLSACQTAAGDDKAVLGLAGLAVRSGARATLATLWSVRDQSTATFMRQFYQSLKIPGITKAEALRQAQLSLLSESDYDAPFFWAPFILVGNWL